A region from the Kineothrix sp. IPX-CK genome encodes:
- a CDS encoding Gp15 family bacteriophage protein, with the protein MENVLYDPLPEEWNGYQVNTWFQIGIQVYKTYDDDTLLDFEKDSIIKYLLFGDEDDNVREHPEGEELEECIKWFLNGWSHDNPSKRVNKQKVMDFYNDQWRIYADFRQIYGINLNDADLHWWEFNGLLWNMPHKQSSFLQVVEMRRKEIRKNMSKEEQAFIREAKEVYALKQPEAERKFTPKEKVKIDDFDRMMKERRNKGK; encoded by the coding sequence ATGGAAAACGTTCTGTATGATCCGCTTCCCGAAGAATGGAATGGATACCAAGTAAATACTTGGTTTCAAATCGGCATCCAAGTGTACAAAACGTATGATGACGATACTCTTTTGGATTTTGAAAAAGACAGTATTATCAAGTATCTCTTGTTTGGGGATGAAGACGATAACGTCAGGGAACATCCTGAGGGAGAAGAACTTGAGGAATGTATTAAATGGTTTCTCAATGGGTGGAGCCATGACAATCCCTCCAAACGAGTCAACAAACAAAAGGTAATGGACTTCTACAATGATCAGTGGCGAATATACGCAGACTTCCGGCAGATATACGGAATTAACCTCAATGACGCAGATTTACATTGGTGGGAATTTAACGGTCTACTCTGGAACATGCCGCATAAGCAATCGTCTTTTTTGCAGGTTGTAGAAATGCGCCGTAAAGAAATAAGAAAAAATATGAGCAAGGAAGAGCAGGCTTTTATAAGGGAAGCTAAGGAAGTATATGCGCTGAAGCAGCCCGAAGCGGAGAGGAAGTTCACTCCTAAAGAGAAGGTCAAGATAGACGATTTTGATCGCATGATGAAAGAACGTAGAAATAAGGGAAAGTAG
- a CDS encoding RNA polymerase subunit sigma, whose product MEVIRIESNIKEIAVKNEKDEVITVLRINMIDSNTATRFAKLIQNLDRVSENYSKEAKILSDKYDDRPINKDNFDVNQVIDYSSAYVSYITKCIEEINAVFGDNTVQNVYKECYEINPDFVPDEYALMQFVDGVIPVMNGLFNKKFEENKKRYNVSKRGKHTKTKDELLEEMKNGKRSV is encoded by the coding sequence ATGGAAGTTATAAGAATAGAGAGCAATATCAAAGAAATAGCTGTCAAGAATGAGAAGGATGAGGTAATAACTGTACTAAGAATCAATATGATCGATTCCAATACAGCTACTCGATTTGCGAAGCTAATACAGAATCTTGATAGAGTATCTGAAAATTACAGTAAGGAAGCAAAGATACTTAGTGATAAGTACGATGACCGCCCGATTAATAAAGATAATTTTGACGTAAATCAGGTTATTGATTACAGTAGCGCATACGTATCATACATAACGAAATGTATTGAGGAAATCAACGCGGTGTTCGGGGATAATACAGTACAGAACGTGTACAAGGAGTGTTACGAGATAAACCCTGATTTTGTGCCGGATGAATATGCTCTCATGCAGTTTGTTGACGGTGTTATCCCGGTTATGAATGGATTGTTTAATAAAAAATTTGAAGAGAATAAGAAACGGTACAATGTTTCCAAGCGTGGCAAGCATACCAAAACAAAAGATGAGTTGCTTGAGGAAATGAAAAATGGAAAACGTTCTGTATGA
- a CDS encoding phage tail tube protein, whose translation MAENRVNMVSMLDIGKLMGGETSNIAELGDGFTELSEDWGPDIESTQYINMKSKASTLKGYEFSTTAERQYLNDDMQTVIDNLFKTLPVGSDCETHYYRFYKTDITGSTGDCIRIPVIVAPSSTGGAGGDILTSSIQINGNGDVEQGTVTIGEDGQYTWAKKVTTP comes from the coding sequence ATGGCAGAAAATAGAGTCAATATGGTGTCTATGCTCGATATTGGAAAATTAATGGGCGGCGAGACATCCAATATTGCAGAGCTCGGGGACGGATTTACGGAACTATCCGAAGATTGGGGCCCGGATATCGAGAGCACGCAGTATATCAATATGAAATCGAAAGCATCCACTCTAAAAGGATATGAATTTTCAACGACCGCTGAAAGACAGTATCTAAATGACGATATGCAGACGGTAATTGATAACCTGTTTAAAACGCTTCCCGTTGGATCTGACTGTGAGACGCATTACTACAGGTTTTATAAAACAGACATTACCGGAAGCACGGGCGATTGCATAAGGATACCGGTTATCGTTGCTCCTTCGTCCACAGGCGGAGCAGGCGGCGATATCCTTACATCATCCATACAGATTAACGGTAATGGAGATGTTGAACAGGGAACGGTTACAATAGGCGAAGATGGACAATACACGTGGGCCAAGAAAGTAACAACGCCTTAA